In Maridesulfovibrio sp., a single genomic region encodes these proteins:
- the infB gene encoding translation initiation factor IF-2, giving the protein MASKIKVKELAAELGVNTKDILQKLREMGVQAKSTVADIDIEQADKIRTELSGKSGKVERREVQPGVIVRRRKGGRGKTKAEQKEEAPAKEKEESKDPSKPASDNENAPAADKKEKKGRTKSPAKAEKPLVKIIRPEDLEKQKEEAAPEKEEPATEPKAETPPSAEPAEEKAPATPTEEPVEKISDEKKTGPKHEAAEPAQEAKSVEADSKKKKRKKKKEAEAPKVKIISRPDPNLEAARRAAQGPANRRAADNNADAGSDRRGPARPSGGRPFAGRNAGPRTGDSGRPVPGAPQPGSDQSKKKKFKKDRRVVEFGKEFRGNDNEKELESKFRGKKKGKKGKRPEPQPAQQKPLKAAKRKIKFNEAIRLSDMAHQMGIKSQELIKALFGMGVMATINQSLDLDTATLLAAEFEYEIENVSYSEEELLIPVTEVDDEKDMTPRPPIVTIMGHVDHGKTSLLDAIRHSAVTDGEAGGITQHIGAYHVSTSRGEIVFLDTPGHEAFTTMRMRGAQVTDIVILVVAADDGVMDQTREAISHSKAAGVPIVVAVNKMDKEGANPERVQRELADYGLVPEDWGGDTMFVPVSAKQKTGLDNLLEMVQLQAEVLELKANPNKPARGNIVEAKLDKGRGPVGTVLIQEGTINQGDPFVCGLYHGRVRAMFDDRGKKIKSAGPAFPVEIQGFDGIPEAGDEFICVADDKIARRIAQERKLKHRERELAGKSKVTLESFLASKPDQEVQTLNVVLKADVQGSLEAINEALAKLATDEIKVDVIHGGAGAITESDILLASASQAIIIGFNVRPTMKIKEVAEREEVEIRFYDIIYKLVGEIKDAMGGMLSPDIKEEYLGQAEVRQTFSVPKVGVIAGSMVVDGKLTRNSQVRLLRDGVVIYTGTLTSLKRFKDDAKEVAKGYECGVGLEKYNDIKEGDVIEAFEVIEVARTLE; this is encoded by the coding sequence ATGGCATCAAAGATCAAAGTAAAGGAACTGGCCGCCGAACTCGGGGTCAACACCAAAGACATACTTCAGAAGCTCCGCGAGATGGGGGTACAGGCCAAAAGCACTGTAGCCGATATCGACATTGAGCAGGCTGATAAGATTCGGACTGAACTGTCCGGAAAATCCGGAAAAGTTGAAAGACGTGAAGTTCAGCCGGGTGTAATCGTGCGTCGCCGCAAAGGCGGACGCGGAAAAACAAAAGCTGAACAGAAGGAAGAAGCCCCGGCTAAGGAAAAAGAAGAATCCAAGGATCCTTCTAAGCCTGCTTCCGACAATGAAAATGCTCCTGCAGCAGACAAAAAGGAAAAAAAGGGCCGCACCAAATCGCCTGCCAAGGCCGAAAAGCCTCTTGTAAAAATAATCAGGCCCGAGGATCTGGAAAAACAAAAGGAAGAAGCTGCCCCCGAAAAAGAAGAACCCGCAACTGAGCCCAAAGCGGAAACACCCCCTTCTGCTGAGCCCGCCGAAGAAAAAGCCCCTGCTACCCCGACAGAAGAACCGGTTGAAAAGATCAGCGATGAGAAAAAGACCGGTCCGAAGCACGAAGCTGCCGAGCCTGCTCAAGAAGCAAAGTCAGTAGAAGCTGATTCCAAGAAGAAAAAACGTAAAAAGAAAAAAGAGGCGGAAGCCCCTAAAGTTAAAATTATTTCAAGGCCTGATCCCAACCTTGAAGCTGCCCGCCGTGCAGCCCAGGGCCCGGCCAACAGGCGCGCAGCGGACAATAATGCAGATGCAGGTTCGGATAGACGCGGCCCCGCCCGCCCGTCCGGAGGACGCCCCTTTGCAGGAAGAAACGCCGGCCCCAGAACCGGAGACAGCGGAAGACCGGTTCCCGGAGCACCGCAGCCCGGCAGTGATCAGAGCAAAAAGAAAAAATTCAAAAAAGACAGAAGAGTTGTCGAGTTCGGAAAAGAATTCCGAGGAAACGATAACGAGAAAGAACTCGAAAGCAAATTCCGCGGCAAGAAAAAAGGCAAAAAGGGCAAACGCCCCGAGCCGCAGCCTGCACAGCAGAAACCGCTCAAGGCGGCCAAGCGCAAAATCAAGTTCAACGAAGCCATACGCCTTTCGGATATGGCTCACCAGATGGGAATCAAATCTCAGGAACTGATCAAAGCCCTGTTCGGAATGGGTGTGATGGCAACCATCAACCAGTCCCTCGACCTTGATACCGCTACGCTGCTGGCAGCTGAATTCGAATATGAAATTGAAAACGTATCCTACTCTGAAGAAGAGCTGCTCATCCCGGTCACTGAGGTTGATGATGAAAAGGATATGACTCCGCGTCCTCCCATCGTTACCATTATGGGTCATGTCGACCATGGTAAGACTTCACTGCTTGATGCCATCCGCCACAGTGCGGTTACCGACGGTGAAGCAGGCGGTATAACACAGCATATCGGCGCATACCACGTTTCGACTTCTCGTGGGGAAATCGTATTTCTCGATACTCCCGGTCACGAAGCGTTTACCACCATGCGTATGCGCGGCGCACAGGTAACAGACATTGTTATCCTTGTTGTCGCCGCCGATGACGGTGTAATGGACCAGACCCGTGAAGCAATCAGCCACTCAAAGGCTGCCGGGGTTCCCATTGTAGTTGCCGTCAACAAAATGGACAAGGAAGGAGCCAATCCCGAAAGAGTCCAGCGCGAACTGGCCGATTACGGTCTGGTTCCCGAAGACTGGGGCGGTGACACAATGTTCGTACCGGTTTCCGCAAAGCAGAAAACCGGGCTGGATAACCTGCTTGAAATGGTTCAGCTTCAGGCGGAAGTCCTTGAACTCAAGGCCAACCCGAACAAGCCCGCACGCGGTAACATTGTTGAAGCAAAGCTCGACAAGGGACGCGGCCCCGTCGGTACCGTCCTCATTCAGGAAGGCACCATCAATCAGGGCGATCCTTTTGTCTGCGGACTCTATCACGGTCGCGTCCGTGCCATGTTCGATGACCGCGGCAAAAAGATCAAAAGCGCTGGTCCGGCATTCCCGGTGGAAATCCAGGGTTTTGACGGAATTCCCGAAGCCGGCGACGAATTCATCTGCGTAGCCGATGACAAAATCGCCCGCCGCATTGCTCAGGAACGCAAGCTCAAGCACCGCGAACGCGAGCTGGCAGGCAAGTCCAAGGTTACCCTTGAGTCCTTCCTCGCATCCAAGCCGGATCAGGAAGTACAGACCCTCAACGTTGTCCTCAAGGCCGACGTACAGGGTTCGCTTGAAGCCATCAACGAAGCTCTCGCCAAGCTGGCTACCGATGAAATCAAGGTTGATGTCATCCACGGCGGCGCAGGTGCCATCACAGAATCCGATATTCTGCTGGCATCCGCATCACAGGCCATCATCATCGGCTTCAACGTAAGACCGACGATGAAGATTAAAGAAGTCGCGGAGCGGGAAGAAGTGGAAATCCGCTTCTACGACATCATCTACAAGCTTGTGGGTGAAATCAAGGACGCCATGGGCGGAATGCTCTCTCCGGACATCAAGGAAGAGTACCTCGGCCAGGCGGAAGTCCGCCAGACATTCTCCGTACCCAAAGTCGGGGTCATCGCGGGAAGTATGGTTGTGGACGGCAAGCTGACCAGAAACTCTCAGGTAAGGCTGCTGCGTGACGGTGTTGTTATCTACACCGGAACCCTGACCTCCCTGAAACGCTTCAAGGACGACGCCAAGGAAGTGGCCAAAGGCTACGAATGCGGTGTGGGCCTTGAAAAGTACAATGACATAAAGGAAGGCGACGTAATCGAAGCTTTCGAAGTCATTGAGGTCGCAAGAACTCTCGAATAA
- a CDS encoding bifunctional oligoribonuclease/PAP phosphatase NrnA, producing MEARLKEICRIIREEDDFLVAAHFNPDGDALGSTVALGFILEKLGKRYRLYNQSGMPAAMQWLATPAPILTEIPKGFDGWYIILDCGDAPRMGEVLMNALDPEKSINIDHHMGNSGFAAVNWVDTNRPAVGEMITLIARELKISLSGRLGEAIYLSIATDTGFFTYNNTRPETLEIIADILRYGLDLGEFVPKIRNQWTMQRINLWTIALSKIELYHDDQTALIFIPQEMLDAAGATGADCEGLVSFILRIRGVRVAVLIREDSPMRYKFSLRSQSGDNVQAIATLFGGGGHKNASGGLIENTPDTVRERLISAIGNRVMQ from the coding sequence ATGGAAGCAAGGTTGAAAGAGATCTGCCGGATAATTAGGGAAGAAGACGATTTCCTGGTAGCTGCACATTTCAATCCGGACGGCGATGCGCTCGGGTCTACTGTTGCCCTGGGCTTCATTCTAGAAAAGCTCGGAAAACGCTACAGGTTGTACAACCAGAGCGGAATGCCTGCAGCCATGCAGTGGCTTGCAACCCCGGCCCCCATTCTCACCGAAATCCCCAAAGGATTTGACGGGTGGTATATTATTCTTGACTGCGGAGATGCTCCGCGCATGGGCGAAGTGCTTATGAACGCCCTTGACCCGGAAAAATCCATCAACATAGACCACCACATGGGCAACTCTGGTTTTGCGGCAGTAAACTGGGTGGATACCAACCGTCCCGCAGTGGGTGAGATGATCACCCTGATTGCCCGTGAGCTCAAGATTTCACTTTCCGGCAGGCTCGGCGAAGCCATATATCTTTCCATTGCAACGGATACAGGTTTTTTTACCTACAACAACACCAGGCCGGAAACTCTGGAAATAATAGCTGATATTCTGCGCTACGGTCTGGACCTCGGCGAATTCGTGCCCAAAATCCGCAACCAGTGGACAATGCAGCGCATCAATCTCTGGACCATCGCCCTGAGCAAGATTGAACTGTATCACGACGACCAGACGGCACTCATTTTCATACCTCAGGAAATGCTGGATGCTGCAGGGGCAACCGGAGCAGACTGCGAAGGACTGGTAAGTTTCATACTCCGCATACGCGGGGTCCGTGTAGCCGTGCTCATCCGTGAAGACAGCCCCATGCGTTACAAATTCAGCCTGCGTTCCCAGTCCGGTGACAATGTGCAGGCTATTGCCACTCTCTTCGGAGGAGGCGGGCACAAAAACGCCAGCGGCGGACTCATAGAAAACACACCGGATACTGTGCGCGAAAGACTTATTTCAGCCATCGGCAACCGGGTGATGCAATAA
- the flgG gene encoding flagellar basal-body rod protein FlgG: MMRSLWTAATGMVAQQTHIDVLSNNLANVNTQGFKKSRVEFEDLMYQTMRIAGSSTAGGNQMPTGMQVGMGVREVSIHKFFSEGSLESTGNPLDLAIEGEGFFRVDRNGEEAYTRAGAFKLDSEGRVVTANGYPLQPEFIVPAEAVNLVVSEEGHFAALDENGVELAAVDVPIYDFINEAGLNAVGKNLYVETEASGAPVEGTPGDDRFGTIAQGYLEGSNVELVDEMVGLIVGQRAYETNSKAITTSDSMLQTAINVKR; encoded by the coding sequence ATGATGCGTTCACTCTGGACTGCGGCCACCGGAATGGTCGCCCAGCAGACCCACATCGACGTTCTTTCCAACAACCTTGCCAACGTGAATACACAGGGATTCAAAAAAAGCAGGGTCGAATTCGAAGACCTCATGTATCAGACCATGCGGATCGCAGGTTCTTCAACCGCCGGCGGAAACCAGATGCCCACCGGGATGCAGGTCGGTATGGGCGTGCGCGAGGTCAGCATTCACAAGTTTTTCAGTGAAGGATCGCTGGAAAGCACCGGTAACCCGCTCGACCTCGCAATTGAGGGCGAAGGATTTTTCCGGGTAGACCGCAACGGTGAAGAAGCATACACCCGCGCCGGCGCATTCAAGCTGGACAGCGAAGGCCGTGTTGTTACCGCAAACGGATATCCGCTGCAGCCTGAATTCATAGTCCCGGCCGAGGCAGTCAACCTCGTGGTTTCTGAAGAAGGTCATTTCGCCGCGCTGGATGAGAACGGTGTGGAACTGGCTGCCGTGGACGTGCCCATTTACGACTTCATAAACGAAGCCGGGCTCAATGCCGTGGGTAAGAACCTCTATGTGGAAACCGAAGCCTCCGGGGCTCCAGTTGAAGGAACACCCGGTGATGACCGCTTCGGGACTATCGCCCAGGGTTACCTTGAAGGCTCGAACGTTGAACTGGTCGATGAAATGGTCGGACTCATTGTCGGTCAGAGGGCTTATGAAACGAACTCAAAAGCCATCACCACATCCGACTCCATGCTTCAGACTGCAATCAACGTTAAGAGATAA
- the rimP gene encoding ribosome maturation factor RimP: MEQGSLAQKISALVEPTIEAMGLTLWGIEVTSANRPALIIYIDGEDGVTIDQCAEVSRDVGLILEVEDVISSAYVLEVSSPGLERKFFKPEQLSGYVGKKIDLGLVFPMDGRKKFRGILESTDEEGLSLKLEDQEDPISIEWDRIKKAKLVHEFK; encoded by the coding sequence GTGGAACAAGGCTCTCTTGCACAAAAAATAAGCGCACTGGTGGAACCCACCATCGAAGCCATGGGACTGACCCTCTGGGGAATTGAAGTGACTTCCGCCAACCGCCCTGCACTCATCATTTATATAGATGGAGAGGACGGGGTGACGATAGACCAGTGTGCAGAAGTAAGCAGAGACGTCGGTCTCATACTTGAAGTCGAAGACGTTATCAGCAGCGCCTACGTGCTTGAAGTTTCGTCTCCGGGACTTGAAAGAAAATTTTTCAAACCGGAACAGTTGTCCGGTTATGTCGGGAAAAAGATTGATTTAGGCCTGGTATTCCCCATGGACGGCCGCAAGAAATTCAGGGGAATCCTTGAATCTACCGACGAGGAAGGTCTTTCCCTGAAGCTGGAAGACCAGGAAGACCCCATCAGTATTGAATGGGACAGAATCAAAAAAGCAAAACTCGTTCACGAGTTTAAATAA
- the rpsO gene encoding 30S ribosomal protein S15 — MVMTAEDKAKVIEEYQTKPGDTGSPEVQVALLTARILYLTDHFKTHKKDFHSRTGLLKLVGQRRNILKYLKAKDIQRYRDLIARLGLRK; from the coding sequence GTGGTAATGACTGCTGAAGACAAGGCAAAAGTAATCGAAGAATACCAGACCAAACCCGGTGACACCGGTTCCCCTGAAGTACAGGTCGCTCTTCTTACTGCAAGAATTCTGTACCTGACCGACCACTTCAAGACTCACAAGAAGGACTTCCACTCCCGCACCGGCCTGCTGAAACTCGTCGGCCAGCGCAGGAACATCCTGAAATACCTGAAGGCAAAAGACATTCAGCGTTATCGTGATCTTATCGCAAGACTTGGTCTGCGCAAATAA
- the nusA gene encoding transcription termination factor NusA, whose translation MGSELKKAIDQISKDRGIDRDLLIDTLEEAVRSSVARKYGDAMDIEVNYNEEAGEIEVYQFKVVAAEVEDEISEITLEEAQAHDPNVQLDDEMGFKLKVEDLGRIAAQSAKQVIIQRMRDAEQEIIYDEFKGRLHEIVSGIIQRRDRTGWIINLGRTEAVLPKGEQIPRERYKRGDRVQAFIIDVQKESRGPQVTVSRSHPDYMTALFKREVPEVDDATVKIMGVARDPGLRAKVAVNSTDRDVDPVGACVGIRGSRIQNIVQELRGERIDIVVWSPDIAKYAQNALSPAVITRITVDEEEKTLEVVVPDDQLTIAIGRKGQNVKLASRLLGWKIDVFTESRYGEMNAASKGMDQLASVAEIPVENFISAGFETIGQIANASEEILMSISGMTPSKVSDIKSAIMLLGISDEEPEETASGEAEAPAEQSEAEEAADYEEPAEEELNESGEENPEADK comes from the coding sequence ATGGGTTCTGAACTCAAAAAAGCGATTGACCAGATCAGCAAGGACCGCGGGATCGATAGAGACCTGCTCATTGATACCCTTGAAGAAGCGGTACGTTCTTCAGTGGCCCGCAAGTACGGCGACGCCATGGACATCGAAGTCAACTACAACGAAGAAGCCGGTGAGATCGAAGTATACCAGTTCAAGGTTGTAGCCGCCGAAGTGGAAGACGAGATCAGCGAAATCACCCTTGAGGAAGCACAGGCTCACGACCCCAACGTTCAGCTCGACGATGAAATGGGCTTCAAGCTCAAGGTCGAGGATCTGGGAAGAATCGCGGCCCAGTCTGCCAAACAGGTCATCATCCAGCGTATGCGCGATGCCGAACAGGAAATCATCTACGATGAATTCAAAGGCCGTCTGCACGAAATCGTCAGCGGCATAATCCAGCGCCGCGACCGTACCGGCTGGATCATCAACCTCGGAAGGACTGAAGCCGTTCTCCCCAAAGGCGAGCAGATTCCCCGCGAAAGATACAAACGCGGCGACAGGGTTCAGGCCTTCATCATTGATGTACAGAAGGAATCCAGAGGACCGCAGGTTACGGTTTCCCGCTCACATCCTGACTACATGACCGCACTTTTCAAACGGGAAGTCCCGGAAGTTGACGATGCAACGGTAAAAATCATGGGTGTTGCCCGCGATCCGGGCCTGCGTGCCAAGGTAGCGGTAAACTCCACTGATCGTGATGTCGATCCGGTAGGAGCCTGCGTAGGCATCCGTGGTTCGCGCATCCAGAACATTGTTCAGGAACTGCGCGGCGAACGCATCGACATCGTCGTCTGGAGCCCGGATATCGCCAAGTATGCCCAGAACGCCCTTTCCCCGGCCGTAATCACCAGAATCACCGTTGATGAAGAGGAAAAAACTCTTGAAGTAGTGGTTCCCGATGACCAGCTTACAATAGCTATCGGACGCAAGGGACAAAACGTAAAACTGGCTTCAAGGCTGCTCGGCTGGAAGATTGATGTATTTACCGAATCCCGTTACGGAGAGATGAACGCGGCAAGCAAGGGCATGGACCAGCTCGCAAGCGTTGCCGAAATTCCTGTAGAGAATTTCATTTCCGCAGGTTTCGAGACAATAGGACAGATAGCAAACGCATCCGAGGAAATACTCATGTCGATTTCCGGCATGACTCCTTCCAAGGTTTCAGACATAAAGTCGGCCATTATGCTTCTCGGCATAAGCGATGAAGAGCCGGAGGAAACTGCTTCCGGGGAAGCGGAAGCTCCTGCGGAACAATCCGAAGCCGAAGAGGCTGCGGATTATGAAGAGCCGGCAGAAGAAGAACTGAACGAATCCGGTGAAGAAAACCCGGAAGCTGATAAATAA
- the truB gene encoding tRNA pseudouridine(55) synthase TruB: MGRKPKISPFQKHGVLVLNKPSGPTSTDCLNSIKRELKQYKIGHAGTLDPLAEGVLLVMLGQATKLGPYLTGHDKVYTGSLIIGRSTDTYDIQGSTTFTGDTSGITEKMVENEILAWNDLTSQEVPAYSAAKHNGKPLYELARKGEETPVKIKSIEIFDAEPLEVNLPKARFRVGCSAGTYIRSLVHSLGSRLGCGAVMESLRREESRPYRLSDAHNLDEVLADPEGFEARVIPLADALPHWHRFTVAETMAAAIMNGARIPVEEVCTPDLSIFEGERAMFLKTSGEALALMETRQVDGKLLWVILRGLWG; encoded by the coding sequence ATGGGAAGAAAGCCTAAAATCAGTCCGTTCCAGAAGCACGGCGTCCTTGTCCTCAACAAACCGTCAGGCCCCACCTCGACTGACTGCCTGAACTCCATCAAACGCGAGCTCAAGCAGTACAAGATAGGACACGCCGGAACTCTGGACCCGCTGGCCGAAGGAGTTCTGCTGGTCATGCTCGGGCAGGCCACAAAACTCGGGCCTTATCTGACAGGACATGATAAGGTCTACACCGGAAGTCTAATTATAGGCAGAAGTACGGATACATACGATATTCAAGGCAGCACTACTTTCACCGGCGATACTTCCGGAATTACGGAAAAAATGGTGGAAAATGAAATTTTGGCATGGAATGACTTGACTAGTCAGGAAGTTCCGGCCTATTCGGCTGCAAAGCATAATGGCAAACCGCTATATGAACTTGCTCGAAAAGGCGAGGAAACCCCCGTCAAAATAAAGAGCATTGAAATTTTTGACGCAGAACCGCTGGAAGTGAATCTGCCGAAGGCCCGTTTCCGGGTTGGGTGCTCTGCCGGCACCTACATACGCTCCCTGGTCCACAGCTTGGGGTCGCGGCTCGGATGCGGCGCGGTAATGGAATCACTTAGGCGCGAAGAAAGCCGTCCATACAGGTTAAGCGATGCGCACAATCTGGATGAGGTGCTTGCCGATCCCGAAGGGTTCGAAGCACGAGTAATCCCTCTTGCGGACGCCCTGCCCCACTGGCACAGGTTCACGGTTGCAGAAACCATGGCCGCAGCCATAATGAACGGGGCCAGGATACCGGTAGAGGAAGTGTGCACTCCGGACCTGTCCATCTTCGAAGGAGAAAGGGCGATGTTCCTTAAAACCTCCGGCGAAGCACTGGCTCTCATGGAGACCAGGCAGGTGGACGGAAAACTCTTATGGGTAATTCTTCGCGGCCTGTGGGGCTGA
- the flgF gene encoding flagellar basal-body rod protein FlgF, which produces MQSSIFSSLFGAMSNEHRIDISANNLANVNTTGFKRDNCAFQDTFQRFAHDYVVDAKSFIREKSMLPEPKILARPRLSEEVIDMSQGAFQKTGNAFDLAVRGDGFFKVQKDGGEYLTRNGVFSLSADGVLITEQGYPVMANGGPVTIPARSNVVIDEEGVITADGAEIARLDFVQPADPRGLKKDGENLFVLEGEEMPAEGEIVQGYIEKSNVEVVNEMVSMIECQRSFEMYQKMISTTDQLDQKAITQVGKTS; this is translated from the coding sequence ATGCAATCCAGTATATTCAGCTCACTTTTCGGGGCAATGTCCAACGAACACAGGATTGATATCAGCGCCAATAATTTGGCGAACGTCAATACCACGGGTTTCAAACGCGACAACTGTGCCTTTCAGGACACCTTTCAACGGTTTGCTCACGATTATGTTGTAGACGCCAAATCGTTCATCCGGGAGAAAAGTATGCTTCCGGAGCCGAAAATCCTGGCCCGTCCCAGACTTTCCGAAGAAGTCATAGACATGTCTCAGGGGGCATTTCAGAAGACCGGAAACGCATTCGACCTTGCCGTTCGCGGGGACGGTTTTTTCAAAGTCCAGAAGGACGGCGGTGAATACCTCACCAGAAACGGCGTGTTCTCGCTTTCTGCGGATGGCGTCCTGATCACTGAGCAGGGCTATCCGGTCATGGCCAACGGAGGTCCGGTAACAATCCCGGCTCGTTCAAATGTAGTTATTGATGAAGAAGGGGTGATAACCGCCGATGGAGCGGAAATCGCCCGTCTTGACTTTGTCCAGCCTGCCGATCCCAGAGGACTCAAGAAGGACGGCGAAAACCTTTTTGTGCTCGAAGGGGAAGAAATGCCGGCGGAAGGTGAAATTGTTCAAGGCTATATCGAAAAATCCAATGTAGAAGTTGTCAATGAAATGGTCAGTATGATCGAGTGTCAGCGCAGCTTCGAAATGTATCAGAAAATGATCAGCACTACAGATCAGCTCGACCAGAAGGCCATAACTCAGGTCGGCAAGACATCTTAA
- a CDS encoding DUF503 domain-containing protein, translated as MIIGVLSLEFRLHGNRSLKGKRKISLSLKQKLRNKFNLAVSEVEAMDSHEKLVLAAVTVANDTRKVESRLSKTLAMVEAISPAELVHCETEIFSS; from the coding sequence ATGATCATAGGCGTACTGTCACTGGAATTCAGGCTGCACGGCAACAGGTCGCTCAAGGGAAAAAGAAAAATATCCCTGAGCCTGAAGCAGAAACTGCGCAACAAGTTCAACCTGGCCGTTTCCGAAGTGGAGGCCATGGACTCACATGAAAAACTTGTGCTCGCAGCCGTGACCGTTGCCAACGATACGCGCAAAGTGGAAAGCAGACTGTCCAAGACTCTGGCAATGGTAGAGGCCATAAGCCCGGCGGAACTGGTGCACTGCGAAACCGAAATTTTCAGCTCCTGA
- a CDS encoding DUF448 domain-containing protein gives MTGKDSSDKHVPTRSCVICRQRFAKEELFRFVAGKGASGDELVPDDAKDMQGRGYYVCGNEKCLERLKFFRPRKKKFRG, from the coding sequence TTGACCGGAAAGGACAGCAGCGATAAGCACGTGCCTACCCGCTCGTGTGTGATCTGCAGGCAACGTTTTGCCAAGGAAGAACTGTTCAGGTTCGTCGCCGGCAAGGGGGCTTCCGGCGATGAACTGGTTCCGGATGACGCAAAGGACATGCAGGGCCGCGGATACTATGTCTGCGGCAATGAAAAGTGCCTTGAAAGATTAAAATTTTTTCGGCCACGGAAGAAGAAATTCAGGGGGTAG
- the rbfA gene encoding 30S ribosome-binding factor RbfA → MKTSTSRRSVKMGDQIMREIATMLVEEIADPRLELVTISGVRMNKDNKIAEVMFTMSGDKEKIEAAITGLEKAKGFIRSKLSKRIRVRQIPELRFIHDNFLEEMVYGSKVERDLPDN, encoded by the coding sequence ATGAAAACATCAACATCCCGCCGCTCGGTAAAAATGGGCGATCAGATCATGCGCGAAATAGCCACCATGCTGGTGGAGGAAATCGCCGATCCTCGTCTTGAACTGGTCACCATCAGCGGAGTCCGGATGAACAAGGACAACAAGATCGCCGAGGTCATGTTCACCATGTCCGGTGACAAGGAAAAAATCGAAGCTGCCATCACCGGCCTTGAAAAAGCCAAGGGTTTTATCCGCAGCAAACTCAGCAAACGTATCCGTGTGCGCCAGATTCCGGAACTGAGGTTCATTCACGACAATTTTCTAGAGGAGATGGTCTATGGAAGCAAGGTTGAAAGAGATCTGCCGGATAATTAG
- the flgA gene encoding flagellar basal body P-ring formation chaperone FlgA codes for MIRAGFIGWFRSMTVLLMVVTFSAVYAAEGVCASKQNTNWRIKIKSAAVVNGPRVTLGDIAEFYGDLPRQTKADLASVELWNAPARGRKPVTVNRSKLRVLLQHYLGELAGNCMVPATLSMQYGGKVMSEAELQRAVVKVLTPQAERMGGNYKFREFRIPDHLFFGDAMDSLRVTLPRALEPGSNSFRMEVVSVDGQVLRQLSGSVFVDLWKPVPCPVRPLNRKEIVTPDLITWKNKNMAYLGNRAWDGKGGPWRIKIPVGTGQPIMRSSIEPAPIVARGDKLSLVYKSTHLKLSVPVEALEDGGVGQTITVRNLQSQRKISATVVNAQTVTVR; via the coding sequence ATGATCAGGGCAGGTTTTATCGGATGGTTTCGCAGCATGACAGTGCTGCTTATGGTCGTGACGTTTTCGGCTGTATATGCGGCTGAAGGTGTTTGCGCTTCAAAGCAGAATACTAACTGGCGAATAAAGATAAAATCCGCAGCGGTCGTCAACGGGCCGAGGGTTACCCTCGGTGACATCGCCGAGTTCTACGGTGACCTGCCTCGGCAGACCAAAGCCGATCTGGCCTCTGTAGAACTTTGGAATGCTCCTGCCAGGGGCCGCAAGCCGGTCACGGTCAATCGCTCCAAGCTCCGGGTGCTGCTGCAGCACTATCTTGGTGAACTTGCAGGCAACTGCATGGTTCCCGCTACCTTGTCCATGCAGTACGGCGGCAAGGTGATGTCCGAGGCGGAACTGCAGCGGGCGGTTGTCAAAGTGTTGACTCCGCAGGCCGAACGAATGGGCGGCAATTACAAATTCAGGGAATTCCGGATTCCGGATCATCTTTTTTTCGGAGATGCAATGGACAGCCTGAGAGTGACTCTCCCCCGAGCTCTCGAGCCGGGTTCAAACAGTTTCCGGATGGAAGTGGTCAGCGTGGACGGACAGGTGCTGAGGCAGCTGTCCGGTTCTGTTTTCGTGGATCTCTGGAAACCAGTCCCCTGTCCAGTGCGTCCTCTGAACCGCAAGGAGATTGTTACCCCTGATCTTATTACCTGGAAAAACAAGAACATGGCATACCTTGGTAACCGGGCCTGGGATGGAAAGGGCGGTCCGTGGAGGATCAAGATTCCCGTAGGCACCGGCCAGCCCATTATGCGTTCCTCCATTGAACCGGCCCCGATTGTGGCAAGGGGCGACAAGCTTTCGCTGGTCTACAAAAGTACCCATCTCAAGCTGAGTGTTCCAGTGGAGGCTCTTGAGGACGGAGGGGTAGGTCAGACAATAACGGTACGCAACTTGCAAAGTCAGCGTAAAATATCTGCAACAGTCGTCAACGCTCAGACGGTGACGGTAAGGTAA